One genomic window of Paenibacillus xylanilyticus includes the following:
- a CDS encoding aldo/keto reductase, producing MEFITINGAGKPISRLIKGTDYFVHDAYEKAATNMDAFLAIGGNTVDTAHIYCGGQSEEVLGRYMQERGNRDQVVILTKGAHHDKNGPRVNADAIRSDLLTSLERLQTDHVELYALHRDDPNIPVGIILEALNEHIESGKIGAIGASNWTWQRLEEANTYAAAHGLKGFTFSSPNLSLAKANEPFWAGCVSADAETLAWHERTQLPLLSWSSQARGFFTGRFTPEVRDNADLVRVFYSDGNWERLRRAGELAETKNTTAIQIALAYVLNQSFPTCALIGAQNRDELLSCDEGSRLTLTGDEIAWLDLASDVKPVV from the coding sequence ATGGAATTCATTACAATTAATGGTGCAGGAAAACCGATTTCCCGGTTGATCAAAGGTACGGATTATTTTGTGCATGATGCTTACGAAAAAGCTGCAACGAATATGGATGCTTTTCTGGCGATTGGCGGAAATACTGTTGATACAGCTCACATCTATTGCGGCGGACAGAGTGAAGAAGTGCTCGGACGTTATATGCAAGAGCGCGGTAATCGCGATCAGGTCGTCATTCTGACAAAGGGTGCCCATCATGATAAGAACGGCCCTCGTGTCAATGCCGATGCCATTCGCAGCGATCTGCTTACCAGCCTGGAACGTCTACAGACGGATCATGTCGAATTGTATGCATTACACCGGGACGATCCGAACATTCCTGTTGGCATCATTCTTGAAGCACTGAATGAGCACATAGAGTCTGGTAAAATTGGTGCGATTGGTGCCTCCAACTGGACTTGGCAGCGTTTGGAGGAAGCCAACACGTATGCGGCAGCACATGGTCTGAAGGGCTTCACATTCAGCAGCCCGAATCTTAGCCTGGCCAAGGCGAACGAGCCGTTTTGGGCTGGCTGTGTATCAGCAGATGCAGAGACTCTGGCATGGCATGAACGGACACAGCTTCCGCTGCTGTCCTGGTCCTCGCAGGCACGCGGCTTCTTCACCGGTCGTTTCACACCCGAGGTTCGTGACAATGCCGATCTGGTTCGTGTCTTCTACAGTGACGGCAACTGGGAAAGACTGCGCCGTGCCGGGGAATTGGCCGAAACGAAGAATACAACGGCAATTCAGATTGCATTAGCTTATGTATTGAATCAGTCCTTCCCGACCTGCGCACTGATCGGTGCACAGAATCGCGATGAGCTGTTATCCTGTGACGAAGGCTCACGCCTGACTCTGACTGGTGACGAGATTGCCTGGCTTGATCTTGCGAGCGACGTCAAACCGGTTGTGTAA
- a CDS encoding nuclear transport factor 2 family protein — MSQSTITGLEQLLALENIRNTKARYCRFIDTKQWDALGDVFAPDAVADFSTEGNPIPVLTGRDTIVQVFRDLVDVAVTVHHVHSAEVEFVSANEAKVISPMEDWVTFPEGNENKSFHGFGHYHETFVQIDGQWYIKHTSLKRLRLDMFE; from the coding sequence ATGAGCCAATCAACCATCACAGGACTGGAACAATTGCTTGCACTCGAAAATATCCGTAACACGAAGGCACGTTATTGCCGCTTTATTGATACGAAGCAGTGGGACGCGCTGGGCGATGTATTTGCACCGGATGCAGTAGCTGATTTCAGTACGGAAGGTAACCCCATTCCGGTATTAACGGGCCGTGACACCATCGTGCAGGTATTCCGTGACCTGGTGGATGTTGCTGTAACCGTGCATCACGTACACAGCGCCGAGGTTGAATTTGTATCCGCGAACGAAGCCAAGGTTATTTCTCCGATGGAGGATTGGGTAACATTCCCCGAAGGCAACGAGAACAAATCCTTCCACGGATTTGGACATTACCATGAGACGTTTGTTCAGATCGACGGTCAATGGTATATCAAGCATACAAGCCTGAAGCGTCTGCGTTTGGATATGTTTGAATAA
- a CDS encoding sugar phosphate isomerase/epimerase family protein, with product MKKLNIGLQLFTLRDETAADFRGTLRKVAELGYEGVEFAGYGDIPAEEMKALLDELGLKGFSSHVSLHAMREDLQKQIDYLKTIGAQYMICPYLMPEDRPDNAEGWTKLFAELQQYGAEAAKQGLIFGYHNHDFEFHGQVGDKNAFDAMFAETTPEAVQVEMDVCWVQFAGQNPIEYINQYAGRLPLLHLKDFSKDEQGQMKTLELGQGSVDLPAVIEASTSAGVEWLIVEQDVCQNPPLESVANSYNWLKQNYLNQF from the coding sequence ATGAAAAAACTTAATATTGGTTTGCAATTGTTCACCCTCCGTGATGAAACTGCAGCAGATTTTCGTGGCACATTGCGCAAGGTAGCAGAGCTTGGTTATGAAGGTGTGGAATTCGCTGGTTATGGTGACATTCCTGCCGAAGAGATGAAAGCATTGCTGGATGAGCTGGGCCTCAAAGGATTCAGCAGCCACGTTTCCCTGCACGCGATGCGCGAAGATTTGCAAAAACAAATTGATTACCTCAAAACCATTGGGGCTCAATATATGATCTGTCCTTACCTCATGCCTGAAGATCGCCCTGATAATGCTGAAGGCTGGACTAAGTTGTTCGCTGAACTACAGCAATATGGTGCGGAAGCAGCGAAACAAGGTTTGATCTTTGGTTATCACAACCATGACTTCGAATTCCATGGCCAAGTTGGCGACAAAAATGCCTTTGATGCCATGTTCGCTGAAACAACTCCAGAGGCTGTACAAGTGGAAATGGACGTATGTTGGGTGCAATTTGCGGGACAAAATCCGATCGAGTATATTAATCAATATGCAGGCCGTCTGCCGCTTCTCCATCTGAAGGACTTCAGCAAAGACGAACAGGGTCAGATGAAAACATTGGAACTGGGACAAGGTTCGGTTGACCTGCCAGCAGTTATTGAAGCATCAACGAGCGCAGGCGTGGAATGGCTGATCGTGGAACAGGATGTATGTCAGAATCCTCCACTTGAAAGCGTAGCCAACAGTTATAACTGGTTGAAACAGAACTACCTGAACCAATTTTAA
- a CDS encoding AraC family transcriptional regulator, with the protein MMRQTVLLTLQDIPYFCYPESVGHYVDHPEHSVLREAGALNNFNIHYVASGKGYVEVDGIIHELRAGQAVLYFPQQRQHYYSSEDDPWDVRWVHFYGERLHDYMIERGLHRNLLWTLRQQAPWEEAHLALLHEAEQNRMLRPAQLSTLTYAVLAEFVQHAVPLKNTRTSQAENRILGLLPQMQQEACQPFLLQDWADLAGVSSYYFCKLFKSAVEMTPMEFVTRSRLQMAKQWLLERPTANIGQIAEEAGYPNASYFNRQFMAHEGMTPTEYRGLYHN; encoded by the coding sequence ATGATGAGACAGACTGTATTGCTAACCCTTCAGGATATTCCATATTTTTGTTATCCCGAGTCCGTTGGCCATTATGTGGATCACCCCGAGCATTCCGTGTTGCGGGAGGCTGGAGCACTTAATAACTTCAATATTCACTACGTAGCTTCAGGTAAGGGATATGTGGAAGTGGACGGGATTATCCATGAACTTCGGGCAGGTCAGGCGGTACTCTATTTCCCGCAGCAGCGTCAGCATTATTACAGCAGTGAGGATGATCCGTGGGATGTGCGCTGGGTTCATTTTTACGGTGAACGTCTCCATGACTACATGATTGAACGGGGGCTGCATCGCAATCTGCTGTGGACGCTGCGGCAGCAAGCTCCTTGGGAAGAGGCTCATCTGGCCTTGCTGCACGAGGCTGAACAGAACCGGATGCTGCGTCCGGCGCAGCTGTCCACGTTGACGTATGCTGTTCTGGCTGAGTTTGTCCAGCATGCAGTGCCTCTGAAAAATACACGTACCAGCCAAGCGGAGAACCGCATTCTCGGATTGCTCCCGCAAATGCAGCAGGAGGCTTGTCAGCCGTTTTTGCTTCAGGATTGGGCAGACTTGGCGGGTGTCAGTTCGTATTACTTTTGCAAATTGTTCAAAAGTGCCGTCGAAATGACGCCGATGGAATTCGTAACCCGTTCCCGGCTGCAGATGGCGAAGCAGTGGCTGCTCGAACGTCCAACGGCCAACATTGGACAGATTGCCGAGGAGGCGGGATACCCGAACGCCAGTTATTTCAACCGCCAGTTTATGGCGCACGAAGGCATGACACCTACGGAGTACCGAGGACTTTATCACAATTAA
- a CDS encoding Gfo/Idh/MocA family protein, whose protein sequence is MSKIKVAVFGCGAIAERRHIPEYAANENVELVAFADPIVERAEKMAETYGGKAYSSYEELLANETVDAVSVCTPNYLHASMAIAAANAGKHVLVEKPMAVTTEEGEQMIEAAKKNGVYLMVGHNQRLMPPHVKAKEILDSGKLGKVLNFRTSFGHPGPEGWSVDGAESWFFRKEEAIMGAMGDLGVHKSDFIRYLLNDEVSEVAGFISTLHKEGTQVDDNATCLLRMKSGAIGTLVASWTQYRAGDNSTVLWCENGVMKIGTVEGDEVIVELTNGTVETYKVGAMATNEKQVPSGVIDAFVESIVTQTPPSISGEEGLRSLQVILAAFESQKTGQIIKL, encoded by the coding sequence ATGAGTAAAATTAAAGTTGCTGTATTCGGCTGTGGAGCCATTGCTGAACGCAGACATATTCCAGAATACGCTGCTAATGAAAACGTAGAGCTTGTCGCTTTTGCTGATCCAATTGTGGAGCGTGCAGAGAAAATGGCCGAAACATACGGCGGGAAAGCATACTCCAGCTATGAAGAGCTGCTTGCAAACGAAACCGTTGATGCAGTTAGCGTATGCACACCTAACTATCTGCATGCCTCCATGGCCATTGCTGCTGCGAATGCAGGTAAGCATGTGCTGGTTGAGAAACCGATGGCTGTTACCACCGAAGAAGGCGAGCAAATGATTGAAGCTGCCAAGAAAAACGGTGTGTATCTGATGGTTGGACACAACCAACGTCTGATGCCTCCACACGTCAAAGCAAAAGAAATCCTGGATTCCGGCAAATTGGGTAAAGTGCTGAATTTCCGTACTTCCTTTGGTCACCCAGGACCGGAAGGCTGGAGTGTGGACGGAGCAGAGAGCTGGTTCTTCCGTAAGGAAGAAGCAATTATGGGCGCCATGGGTGACCTTGGTGTGCACAAGTCTGACTTCATTCGCTATTTGCTGAACGATGAAGTATCCGAAGTAGCTGGGTTCATCAGCACCCTGCACAAAGAAGGCACGCAAGTGGATGACAATGCGACATGCTTGCTTCGCATGAAGAGCGGTGCCATTGGTACACTCGTTGCCAGCTGGACTCAATACAGAGCAGGAGACAACAGTACGGTTCTGTGGTGTGAGAATGGCGTCATGAAGATCGGTACGGTTGAAGGCGACGAAGTCATCGTTGAGCTGACGAACGGAACGGTTGAAACGTACAAAGTTGGTGCGATGGCAACGAATGAGAAGCAGGTACCAAGCGGCGTAATCGACGCATTTGTGGAATCCATTGTGACTCAAACGCCTCCAAGCATCTCCGGTGAAGAAGGCCTTCGTTCCCTGCAGGTTATTCTGGCAGCGTTCGAATCCCAGAAGACCGGTCAGATCATTAAACTGTAA
- a CDS encoding Rrf2 family transcriptional regulator, whose translation MKYSKATNYALHTMLHLVITEPEQLVSVHQLADLQKVSPTYLSKILTKLVKAGMIESTSGANGGYRLSRKNPDPSFLEIIHAIEGQASLFECSQNHNEGCLIQQVMIHAEEQMENYLSNKKMSELAAQMKAYQR comes from the coding sequence ATGAAATATTCAAAAGCAACCAACTATGCCTTGCATACCATGCTTCACCTTGTGATTACAGAACCGGAGCAGCTGGTTAGTGTTCATCAACTGGCTGATTTGCAGAAAGTCTCTCCAACCTATCTGTCCAAAATATTGACCAAACTGGTTAAAGCGGGCATGATTGAATCCACTTCCGGGGCCAACGGTGGCTATCGTCTGAGTCGCAAAAATCCGGACCCTTCGTTTCTGGAAATTATTCACGCCATTGAAGGGCAGGCATCCCTGTTCGAATGCTCTCAGAACCATAACGAGGGCTGTCTAATTCAGCAGGTCATGATTCATGCCGAGGAACAGATGGAGAACTATCTAAGCAATAAGAAAATGTCCGAGCTGGCTGCCCAGATGAAGGCATATCAGAGGTAA
- a CDS encoding Gfo/Idh/MocA family protein: MNSDRKLRWGILGSASIAKGSVIPGLQQSELNEVAAIASRDEEKAKQTADQLGIPQAYGSYEALLEDDSIDAVYIPLPNHLHREWTIRAAEAGKHILCEKPLALTEQEAREMAQACDDAGVLLAEAFMYRHHPRYDQIRDVIASGEIGEIRGIHSTFSFNNSGSAGNVRFKREWGGGALYDIGCYSISAARLLLGQEPSAVTVIGMFSPEHDHVDMMASGLLEFNDHVGVTFDSSMWAAFRNTLEVLGSDGIIEVPSAFISKPDRSSNFYVTAGGERREVEVPQVNHYSLQGDDMARAVLQGKDMRFASSDAVANMKVLEACLRSAEERTRITL, from the coding sequence ATGAATTCAGATCGAAAATTACGCTGGGGCATTCTTGGTAGCGCTAGCATTGCCAAAGGTTCTGTCATTCCTGGTTTGCAGCAATCGGAGTTGAATGAAGTGGCGGCGATCGCAAGCCGGGACGAGGAAAAGGCGAAACAGACCGCCGATCAGCTTGGAATCCCCCAGGCTTACGGCAGCTATGAAGCACTGCTCGAGGATGACTCCATTGACGCTGTATATATTCCCCTTCCCAACCATCTTCACCGGGAGTGGACGATCCGCGCAGCTGAGGCGGGCAAACATATTCTGTGCGAAAAACCACTCGCGTTAACCGAGCAGGAGGCACGCGAAATGGCGCAAGCCTGTGATGATGCCGGAGTACTGCTCGCCGAAGCATTCATGTATCGGCATCATCCCCGTTACGACCAGATCAGAGATGTCATTGCCAGCGGTGAAATTGGGGAAATTCGCGGTATTCACAGTACATTTTCGTTCAACAATTCCGGTTCTGCAGGCAATGTCCGGTTCAAACGTGAATGGGGCGGCGGTGCTCTCTATGACATCGGCTGTTATTCCATCAGTGCAGCAAGGCTGCTGCTCGGCCAGGAACCTTCTGCGGTAACGGTCATTGGCATGTTCTCCCCTGAGCACGACCATGTCGACATGATGGCCTCGGGATTACTTGAATTCAATGATCACGTCGGCGTCACGTTTGACAGCAGCATGTGGGCAGCATTCCGCAATACGCTGGAGGTGCTTGGATCGGATGGCATAATCGAGGTTCCGTCCGCATTTATCAGCAAACCGGACCGCAGCTCGAACTTCTACGTTACGGCGGGCGGTGAACGCAGGGAAGTTGAGGTCCCTCAGGTCAATCATTACTCCCTGCAGGGGGATGATATGGCACGCGCTGTGCTTCAAGGTAAAGATATGCGTTTTGCTTCATCCGATGCGGTGGCCAATATGAAAGTGCTTGAAGCTTGCCTTCGTTCTGCAGAGGAACGTACACGAATTACACTATAA
- a CDS encoding AraC family transcriptional regulator, translating to MKTSVLICDYSYHYKAFNHNMKGELQTYLFRLQTEGSCKVYVQDEEFTMTSGDLLLLKPGDDYHLVVAEPHKEGRLSSGDYYLFCEGSWIDQWWKRIQRPTVNRIGLDDKLVSLWRNILLEQRRGPLEENEELKDALLRGLCLYIDRAISESLQTDRSVSSTLKLKRFIEEHATVTFKLEEAARYAGLSLSRAVRLFKEHYGKTMIQYAIEIRLNVALERMKYSEMTLEHIAETCGFASYSYFHRVFRAHFGMSPLEYLKSQSHPSFDMEHV from the coding sequence TTGAAGACTTCAGTACTGATCTGTGACTACTCTTATCACTACAAGGCATTTAACCACAACATGAAGGGCGAGCTTCAGACCTATCTGTTCCGTCTGCAAACCGAAGGCTCCTGCAAGGTATATGTGCAGGATGAAGAATTTACGATGACGAGCGGCGATTTACTGCTGTTGAAACCAGGAGATGACTATCATCTCGTGGTCGCAGAACCGCATAAGGAAGGACGATTGTCCAGCGGGGATTATTATTTGTTCTGTGAAGGTTCCTGGATTGATCAGTGGTGGAAGCGAATTCAGCGCCCTACCGTAAACCGAATTGGACTGGATGACAAGCTGGTCAGCCTGTGGCGCAATATTTTGCTGGAGCAGCGCCGGGGACCTCTTGAAGAAAATGAGGAGTTAAAAGACGCCCTATTGCGCGGACTCTGTCTGTACATCGACCGTGCGATTAGCGAAAGTCTCCAGACGGATCGAAGCGTGTCCTCCACTCTGAAGCTAAAACGCTTCATAGAAGAACATGCTACCGTTACGTTCAAACTTGAGGAGGCTGCCCGTTACGCTGGTCTTAGTCTGTCACGCGCAGTACGGCTGTTCAAGGAACACTACGGCAAAACCATGATCCAGTACGCTATTGAAATTCGTCTGAATGTTGCACTGGAACGCATGAAGTACAGTGAGATGACACTGGAGCATATCGCCGAGACGTGTGGATTCGCCAGCTATTCCTATTTCCACCGGGTATTCCGCGCTCACTTCGGCATGTCCCCTCTGGAATATCTGAAATCCCAGTCCCACCCGTCTTTTGATATGGAGCATGTGTAA